A region from the Vibrio chagasii genome encodes:
- a CDS encoding DNA cytosine methyltransferase encodes MKNHNLCIPEVISKRLAITEYADGRRKVQISSNMLDMIGLPAETKVVERVLDSGGYIIERADAQMFCRKPKKVYQREYKTRRSNPFESVIETTSKAILSSIPTSAKFVHITMLYGRVIVKSVVDKVAERLATFMTSKKPNTVFAACSSGIDAHAAQSVGFDIVSGLDWRPNEARDKKDLTETGMLSFLSNIKGLKHFFNEDIYELSSSYVKHITKGNPSNLFIVSSQCDDFSVAKSSGAKADSLANLSSTLDMILPILSFIKEMGFPMVMMENVAPFGNSQMADVWDLQLRRMGYQTYSKIIDARDHEGHTSRKRFFSFASILPVPFEWPETQARPETPLWDRLIKGNLERFRDVSHSVSLQKGVETGRIRMIDRHKTHSPTPLKSQLRMCKDSVCIEGENGEILFPDEALLKELMTIPSEFNLDISTTTIASEIIGQGVDYSLYQQLMLSVKQHMELCRPVGESDNYQYGLAV; translated from the coding sequence ATGAAAAATCACAATTTATGCATACCAGAAGTTATTTCGAAGCGACTCGCCATCACTGAGTACGCAGATGGCCGAAGAAAGGTACAAATTTCTAGCAACATGCTCGATATGATCGGTTTGCCTGCTGAAACCAAAGTCGTTGAACGCGTATTGGATTCTGGCGGTTACATCATTGAGCGTGCCGATGCTCAGATGTTTTGTCGTAAGCCTAAAAAGGTGTACCAGAGAGAATACAAGACTCGCCGTTCAAACCCTTTTGAATCTGTGATTGAAACAACCTCTAAGGCGATTTTAAGTAGCATACCCACTTCAGCGAAGTTTGTTCATATCACCATGCTTTATGGTCGAGTGATCGTTAAAAGTGTGGTTGATAAAGTGGCCGAGCGATTGGCTACTTTCATGACCTCAAAAAAACCTAACACAGTGTTTGCCGCTTGCAGTTCAGGCATTGATGCCCATGCCGCGCAAAGCGTTGGTTTTGATATCGTGTCGGGTTTAGACTGGCGTCCAAATGAGGCCCGAGACAAAAAAGATCTTACTGAAACAGGGATGCTATCTTTCCTGTCCAATATTAAAGGACTCAAGCATTTTTTTAACGAAGACATTTACGAATTATCAAGCAGTTACGTAAAGCACATCACCAAGGGTAACCCTTCGAATCTATTCATAGTATCTTCACAATGTGATGACTTCAGTGTAGCTAAATCGAGCGGTGCGAAGGCAGATTCATTGGCTAACTTATCAAGTACTCTCGACATGATCTTGCCAATATTGTCTTTTATCAAAGAGATGGGTTTTCCAATGGTCATGATGGAAAATGTTGCCCCTTTTGGTAACAGCCAGATGGCGGATGTTTGGGACCTTCAGCTTCGAAGAATGGGGTATCAAACTTACTCCAAAATTATCGATGCACGTGATCATGAAGGTCATACGAGCCGAAAGCGTTTTTTTTCATTCGCAAGTATTCTACCAGTGCCATTTGAGTGGCCAGAAACTCAAGCTCGACCGGAAACACCGCTATGGGATCGTTTAATAAAAGGCAACCTAGAACGTTTTCGTGATGTTAGCCACTCTGTAAGCCTTCAGAAAGGAGTGGAGACAGGTCGCATTCGAATGATTGACCGCCATAAAACACACTCACCAACCCCACTAAAAAGCCAACTTAGAATGTGTAAGGACAGTGTTTGTATAGAGGGGGAAAATGGGGAGATTCTGTTTCCAGATGAAGCCCTTTTGAAAGAGCTTATGACAATCCCGAGTGAATTTAATTTGGATATTTCAACCACCACAATCGCTTCGGAAATTATTGGACAAGGCGTGGATTATTCACTATACCAACAGCTCATGTTGTCAGTTAAACAACATATGGAGTTATGTCGTCCAGTGGGGGAGTCTGACAACTATCAATACGGTCTAGCGGTCTAA
- a CDS encoding LPD25 domain-containing protein has product MIKPILVTVTFSESNLFSENKSYSVNEFEALAFKVAATEELGGAKTDIIIDFDNGQQYESELCIGQSLESDKGIEKRLRQLKEYFIANEARLSATNKLEHKFLTLVDLSDIDNTENQAALFEFIKQEGIRKEEAQKNAYAEKQRKLELRRKEEAIFRESLNIPEDAKAVIVASFTSPCPSSDPYADYYASKTDNVIILAWSKHTRDLFSEMRKAALNHESTKALNNKELSVEHREKYSLGAGYYLTDKEYIRNGIEIKKITFKYSKTDEDKARRIPMGEIAIPGYVARNVESEKDTNDENSAAEVKPALGAMKVKPIETMVHSTEGHTIFVVNLEDRVDKPMFIKLNELANSHKGYYSKFSKGDAKPGFHFRTIESAQTFCTAIAGSNAELSTPIHSNPNTNQAEEFTSEAEGAPFLQKLIDKKSEQDQTISVWVEACEAITFVNTDEPEEPVRNVKGEELIRFASCFLMDEVKRVKGVGVIRYKTAVFNVYFASNKSSYIN; this is encoded by the coding sequence ATGATTAAACCAATTCTTGTAACTGTTACGTTTTCAGAAAGTAACCTATTTAGTGAAAACAAATCGTACTCTGTTAATGAATTCGAAGCATTAGCATTCAAGGTTGCGGCAACAGAGGAGCTTGGGGGCGCAAAAACAGATATCATCATCGACTTTGATAATGGTCAGCAATATGAATCTGAACTATGCATTGGTCAATCATTAGAGTCTGACAAGGGTATTGAAAAACGCCTGCGCCAACTGAAGGAATACTTTATTGCGAATGAAGCTCGTTTAAGCGCCACCAATAAACTTGAACATAAATTTCTTACTCTTGTTGACCTTTCAGACATTGATAACACGGAAAACCAAGCAGCTTTGTTTGAGTTCATTAAGCAGGAAGGGATCCGAAAGGAAGAAGCGCAAAAAAATGCTTACGCAGAAAAACAACGCAAACTTGAACTGAGAAGAAAAGAAGAAGCGATTTTTCGTGAATCGTTGAACATTCCAGAAGACGCAAAAGCCGTTATTGTCGCAAGCTTCACAAGCCCATGCCCATCATCGGATCCCTATGCGGATTACTATGCCTCCAAAACAGATAACGTCATTATTCTCGCGTGGTCGAAACACACAAGGGATCTATTCTCTGAGATGCGAAAGGCGGCGTTAAATCACGAATCAACTAAAGCCTTGAATAACAAGGAATTAAGCGTTGAACATCGAGAAAAGTATTCTCTTGGCGCAGGTTATTATCTTACTGATAAAGAGTACATTCGAAACGGGATAGAGATTAAAAAAATTACATTCAAATATTCCAAAACTGACGAGGACAAAGCTCGCCGTATCCCAATGGGCGAAATTGCTATTCCTGGGTATGTTGCTCGTAATGTTGAATCTGAAAAAGACACCAACGATGAAAACAGCGCGGCGGAAGTTAAGCCAGCTTTAGGGGCCATGAAAGTGAAACCTATTGAAACGATGGTACATAGCACTGAGGGACACACAATATTTGTTGTGAACCTTGAAGACCGCGTTGATAAACCGATGTTTATTAAGCTTAACGAACTCGCCAATTCCCATAAGGGCTACTATTCGAAATTCTCAAAGGGTGATGCAAAGCCAGGGTTCCATTTTAGAACCATTGAATCGGCCCAAACTTTTTGCACAGCCATTGCAGGTTCGAACGCTGAGCTCAGTACGCCTATTCATTCGAACCCAAACACTAACCAAGCCGAAGAATTCACCAGTGAAGCCGAAGGCGCTCCGTTCCTGCAAAAGCTTATCGATAAAAAATCAGAGCAAGACCAAACAATCAGCGTTTGGGTTGAAGCTTGTGAAGCAATAACGTTTGTGAACACCGATGAGCCGGAAGAACCAGTAAGAAACGTTAAAGGCGAGGAGCTGATACGTTTTGCTAGCTGTTTTTTAATGGATGAGGTCAAACGCGTTAAGGGCGTAGGGGTTATTCGATATAAAACGGCGGTATTTAATGTTTACTTTGCCAGCAACAAAAGCAGCTATATAAATTAA
- a CDS encoding class I SAM-dependent methyltransferase: MEHFYQIKTRSEFKKIMNQIKAQNTKADLLYDCGSSCVTDGNQRECLYRTTKFKKGLRELTVSERFSMACSITTPVKLDIVREVFSLPDCQMNTPLCEVPFFKWLCANINDSSEVTGFFNLDLENFLATLEYDSTFYRLGPEQFKTVKYAHSQFFYMKHKGTLELNNTEPTEQDEPTELAPVSSSDPVLAELATFTASGDTLLMPKEQLNYYPQLKTLLQKADGVYRKNAFVFKGKCASEIQARLLEGEKLNDKKKFQMFWTPEKLGVKAIKKLNLKPEHTWFEPSAGVGNLAVLARQISDRGTLVEIHPDNVKQLVSQGFDVTHIDFMQFHGGMFDRIIGNPPFTNNQDIEHILKMYHDHLLPDGEMVSFASQSWLEGNQAKQVAFRNFLKSVGAEIEQLDEKEFSSSGTNVKTTMIHIKKAS; the protein is encoded by the coding sequence ATGGAACATTTCTACCAAATCAAGACTCGTTCAGAATTCAAAAAAATCATGAATCAAATTAAGGCGCAGAACACTAAAGCTGATTTGCTTTACGATTGCGGCTCCAGCTGTGTAACCGATGGCAACCAAAGGGAGTGTCTTTATCGCACTACTAAGTTTAAAAAGGGATTGCGAGAGCTTACAGTTTCTGAACGCTTCTCGATGGCTTGCAGCATTACAACGCCTGTTAAGTTGGATATTGTCCGCGAAGTGTTTAGCCTTCCTGATTGCCAGATGAACACGCCTCTTTGTGAGGTACCATTTTTCAAGTGGCTTTGCGCAAACATCAATGATTCTTCAGAAGTGACGGGCTTTTTCAATCTTGATCTCGAAAACTTCCTTGCTACGTTAGAGTATGACAGCACATTCTATCGTTTAGGCCCAGAGCAATTTAAAACGGTTAAATATGCTCATTCTCAATTTTTCTACATGAAGCACAAAGGTACACTCGAATTAAATAACACTGAGCCAACGGAGCAAGATGAGCCAACGGAGTTAGCACCGGTTTCAAGTTCAGATCCCGTTCTCGCTGAGTTGGCCACCTTTACGGCGAGCGGTGATACACTTCTGATGCCTAAAGAGCAACTCAATTACTATCCCCAACTAAAAACGCTTTTACAAAAAGCTGACGGTGTTTACCGAAAGAATGCTTTTGTGTTTAAGGGTAAATGTGCTTCAGAAATTCAAGCGAGATTGCTTGAAGGCGAGAAGCTTAATGACAAGAAAAAGTTTCAAATGTTTTGGACTCCGGAGAAATTGGGCGTTAAAGCGATTAAGAAACTAAACCTTAAACCTGAGCACACATGGTTCGAACCGTCAGCAGGTGTGGGGAACTTGGCCGTGTTGGCTCGACAAATCTCTGATCGCGGTACACTTGTCGAAATACACCCTGACAATGTTAAACAACTGGTCTCACAGGGCTTCGATGTAACTCACATTGATTTCATGCAGTTTCACGGAGGGATGTTTGATCGCATTATTGGTAACCCGCCATTTACTAATAATCAGGACATTGAACATATCTTAAAAATGTACCATGACCATTTGCTCCCTGATGGCGAGATGGTTTCATTTGCAAGCCAGTCTTGGTTGGAAGGTAATCAAGCAAAACAGGTAGCTTTTCGAAACTTTTTAAAGAGTGTTGGTGCAGAGATTGAACAGTTAGATGAGAAGGAGTTTTCCTCATCGGGCACCAACGTAAAAACCACGATGATCCACATAAAGAAAGCGAGTTAA